Below is a window of Alphaproteobacteria bacterium DNA.
TGGTTTTATTTACAAGCAGGATCAGGTAATTTTTCCCATAAAGAAAAATTTTTGGAATTAAATCAAGAGGTACAACTTCATGATAATTCTGGCTTAGAATTTCATACAAAAAGTGCCCATATAGATTTAGAAAATGGAAACGCACGTGGTACCGATTCCATTATTGGGACCGGATCCTTTGGCAACTTAAACGGATCGGGATTTGAAATACAAGATAATGGTAAGAATATTAAATTGCTGGGCAAATCTAATCTTATATTAAATAATAGGCCACAACCTTGATAAAATTATTTCATTTTTATTATCTATCCGCTTTTTTTTATTCTATATGTTTACCACTTTATGCAGGTATAATGGATTTTGGGACGTCAAGCGAAGCAATTTCATTGAATGCAGAAGATGGTATTGAATGGCGTCGTGAAGAAAAAGTTTATATCGCCAAAGGTCATGCATCTGCATCACGGGGGAAATATACAATACAATCTGATATTATTACTGCCCATTATCGTGATAAAAATAACAAAGGTGGGACACAGATTTGGCGTGTTGAAGCCAAAGGAAATGTTAAATTAACAACCGATCAAGAATCAATTGTTGGGGATAATGCCTTTTTTGATTTTGATAAAGGTGTTCTTGTCATAACAGGTAAATCGATTGAAGCAAAAACCAACACCATTACCGTTAGAGCCCATGATCAATTAGAATATTGGAATAAAAGAAATGTTTTAGTTGCTAAAGGAAATGCTGTTGGACAAAGAGAAAACCAAACCATAGAAAGTGATGTTTTAACATTTTATTTTATAAATTCTACCCAAAATACAAAACTTTCCCAAATTGAAGCACTAGGAAATGTTCGAATTAAAACAAAATCAGAAGTGGCTTATTGTGATAAATTTATTTATAATGTATCTTTAGAAACAGCCACTTTAAATGGTAATGTTCGAGTTACCCAAGGCAAAAGTCAAGTTAACGGTGATTATGCCGAAATTAATATGAAAACTGGTGTCAGTAGTATAAGATCAAATCCAGATTCAAAAAATCGTGGCAAAGTTAATAGTTTAATTATACCTAATTAATATTATGTCTTATAATACAAAATCAAAAAATTATTCTAAGCCTGCACATACTATTTCTGCTCCTTCATCAGAAAATTATGATTTTTTATCTAAACAAGATGGATTATGGGCATGGGGTCTTGGCAAAGAGTTTCGTCAAAAACCTATTCTGCGTGACGTCAATATATTTGTAAATCGAGGTGAAGCTGTAGGGTTGCTTGGACCTAATGGTGCTGGTAAAACTACATGTTTTTATACAATTACAGGTTTGATTAAATTAGATCACGGAAAAATTTTTTTAGATGGCCAAGACATTACCGATTTTCCTATGTATAAACGCGCAAGCTTAGGCATAGGATATTTATCCCAAGAAGCATCAATTTTCAGGGGACTTACCGTCGAAGAAAATCTAAAATCCGTTTTAGAATATATAGAACCTGATAAAAACAGCCGTGAAGAAAAATTAGAAAATCTTTTACATGAATTTTCTATTGAATATCTACGTCATAGTCCTGCGATATCTTTATCAGGTGGAGAGAGAAGACGCGTAGAAATTGCACGAGCACTTGCGTCATCGCCTAAATTCATTTTATTAGATGAACCACTAGCTGGAATTGATCCTATTGCTGTCGCAGATATCAGAGATCTTGTTTTTCATCTTAAAGATCGGGGAATTGGTGTTCTTATTACAGATCATAATGTACGCGAAACATTAGATATTGTTGATCGTGCCTATATTCTTTATGGTGGAAAAATTTTACGTGAAGGGACACCAGAAATTATTGTCAATGATCAGATTGTACGCCGTATCTATCTTGGGGAGAATTTTGACCTTTAAAATTTATACTGACTCTAGATTGATCTAAATGGCATTTAGTAAAAAATCTTTATAAAATAAATACTTACGGATCTACCTTGACTCTCTTGATATGAATGCTTATGGTTTGGAATATTTTATTTTATGAACAAAAATTGAACATAATCTAGTTTGTAATTTTGCAGATTTGAAAGAATGTCCTTATGAATTTAACAGTTAAGGGTAAACAAATAGACATCGGGGATGCATTGCGTGAACATGTTCACAGCAATATATCTTCTATCTGTAATAAATATTTTATTGATCCTATCGAAGCTAGTGTTACTTTTTCCCGTGAAGCTTATTTAATTAAAGTACAAATTTCAGTCCATATTGGTAAAGGTATTTTATTACAAGCTGAAGATAATGCTGATCTACCTTATCCTGCATTTGATTTGGCAGTTCAACACCTTATTAAAAGATTACAAAAATACAAAAAAAGGCTAAAAGATCATCAACGCAAATCTGTTGATAGTTTTGCTGTACAACATTATGTATTAGCACCTGAACCAGATTTAGAAGAACACCATGATCAAAATAATATATCTCATCCAACTATCGTTGCAGAAATGGAAACTGATATAGCAACTTTAACCGTGAGCGAAGCCGTTATGCGATTAGATTTAGCGGATCTTAATGCAATGATGTTTAGAAACCGTTCCCACGGGGGATTAAATATGGTTTATCGGCGTCTTGATGGTCATATTGGTTGGATTGACCCCCAAAATAAAGAATTGCTTAATCAAAAATAATCTTTTGAATTATACAAAAAATTTTAACCTTCCTAAGAGAATGATAAATGGAAATCAATCAACTTTTAACACCAGAGCGTATTTTAGTTAATTTACATGCCTCTAATAAAAAGCAACTTTTACAAGAGCTTTCTTCCTATGCATCATCCATTGTTAATATTAATGAAAGAAGCATTTTTGAAACTCTTTTAGAACGGGAAGCATTAGGTACAACAGGGGTAGGACAAGGTATTGCTATACCTCACGGAAAATTTGATTCCTTAAAGCAGCTATATGGTTTTTTTGTTCGTCTAGAAACACCAATTAATTTTGATTCAATTGATAACCAAGATGTTGATTTAATTTTTTTGCTCTTAGCCCCAGAAACCTCTGGTGCTGATCATTTAAAAGCTTTAGCAAAAATTTCAAGGCTTTTACGCAATCAAACGATCTGTGAAAAAATTAGAGCAACGGAAGACATTAATTCTATTTACGGCATTTTTATTCATACACCCGCTAGTCACGCGGCTTAATTTTAGTAATTAATATTGTTTTTACTTTATGAATTATTTTATTTTAATTTTTTCGCTTCTTTATTTTATATGTTTTTCTTCGTTGGGATTTGGGCAAACTAACCCACGAAATATCAATAAAGCTTTTATGATTGGTCAAGATTTAAATAAATCTTGTACTAATTTAGATGCTTCTTCTCAAAATGAATGCACAGGTTATATTCTCGGCGTCATTGATATAACCGAAGGGTTTTCGGTCGTCAGCAATCAATGTATGGGGTTTATGTTACCTAGTAATATTAACATCCAAGAAATAAAGAAATTGGTTCTTATTTGGTATAAAGAACACCCTAGTCATTTAAAAATAGCAGCGGCAGATGGACTTTACGGTGCCCTGTCAAATCGCTATCCATGCCAAAAATTAAACTAGCCAAAGGCTAGTTTAATTAGTGAACACTTAAAGGTTCTAAATTACCCTCGCGAATACCAACCATAGCAGATTCAAATGTAGGGGCGATCCCTATTCTACTGCCATCAGCTGCATGAACAGAATATGCTTGCTTATCATCTACAATAATAGGCCGAATATAAGCAATCCCTTGCATTCCCAATACAGCAAATTCATTTTCAGACATTGTTCTTAATCTTTCACTAATATTCATTTGCTTTACTCCTTTAACTTAAAACAGAGATAAATTTATGATAAAGGTAGTATTTTTATTATTTTTACCCTATTTATCCTGTTTCACCTTTTAAATAGGTATTCTTTAACAATTATCAAGATAACATAATTTTATTACTGAAAAATTAACGGTCTTCAAAAATAATGATTCTTTTCAAACCCCATTCTTATTAAATATATTTTTAATTCTCTATCTAAAGACCAAAATAACTTTATAGAAATGAAGCATAGAATTATTAAAGTTTTATTATATTATTGTGATCCTATGTCATCGTCGCATTCTAAACAAGGTTTAGAAAATTTATCCTTAAGAACAAATCCTTTTTGGTCAAGCACAATAGAGGATGGCCAAGTTGCTATCCAATTATTACCAAATGCGCTTAAGAAAAGGGGATTATCCGGTAAAAATATAGGACTACCACGAAAATATGTTACAATAATACCTTGGGGATTTTCTGTTGCCCATACCAAAGCTTGGTCAACATTATCTATTTTATCCAAATCTTTTTTTAATCTTCCTGGAAAATCAAATTCACCTTCATACTTACCTAATATTGCTAGTTTATGGCCTTGATCCTGCATCATGTGAATATGTTGAGCAATCGGAGAAATATCAAAAAATTTACTAAAACTAAAAGGGAATAAAAATTCTAAACTAAACGTTACAACAAGCAAAACAGGTAACAGAGCTATTTGAATTGTCTGGTGTGTAATATGACGAGGTGACATTTGGGATATAAGATATCCCCCTCCAAGCAAAAATAACCCTGGCAACAAGCTAATACCATCAAGCCAAATAGGTAACCCATCTGGCCCAATAAGTTTTCTCCATACTACATCCAAATGAGCTAAAGGTACTATAGTCAAAAGAAAAAATACAAGCCCAATAAATAAAATAACAGAAGCTGGAATTAATCCATGAAATTCTTTTTGCTCATCACCCTTTTTTTGTAAAAGTAAAGTTTGAAAAAAAACCAAAGGTGCAAGTAAAAAGGCAAAATAATTTATATGTTCTTGAAAAATTAAAGATGAAAATGAAGAGATGAGAAAAAGCCAAGCAAATTTATAACGATAATCAGAAAAAAAATTTTTCCTATTGCGCATGAAAACATCCCAGAGAATTGGCCAAAAGAACCATGGATAAATAATAGCAAGTAATATTAAAATAATCTCATCCCAGGCTTCATACCAAGAAAAGAAATGAATGTGCCAAATCCAAGATAAATCTTGCTTACTAATCCATAAAGGGATAAGCCAAATAAGAATAATATTAAATCCAATACAAAATCCTATAAAACTTTTAAAATACCATGATATTAATTGAGAAATTGATGATTCTTTCAATGATATCAAAGGTAGTAATAATAAGATGATCAACAAACTTATTGTAGATGACAACCCACCAACAAGAAATGCGCAACCCGCGCTTAAACCAAAAAGAACCATATTATAAAAATTTTTATGTAATAATTCTTTTATAAGGCAAATTACAGCTGCTAAATAAAAAAAGAGAATTATAAAATCATATGTAATTAACGTTGAAAAAATGCAAAAAACCGTAGACCCAACAAAT
It encodes the following:
- the lptB gene encoding LPS export ABC transporter ATP-binding protein gives rise to the protein MSYNTKSKNYSKPAHTISAPSSENYDFLSKQDGLWAWGLGKEFRQKPILRDVNIFVNRGEAVGLLGPNGAGKTTCFYTITGLIKLDHGKIFLDGQDITDFPMYKRASLGIGYLSQEASIFRGLTVEENLKSVLEYIEPDKNSREEKLENLLHEFSIEYLRHSPAISLSGGERRRVEIARALASSPKFILLDEPLAGIDPIAVADIRDLVFHLKDRGIGVLITDHNVRETLDIVDRAYILYGGKILREGTPEIIVNDQIVRRIYLGENFDL
- the raiA gene encoding ribosome-associated translation inhibitor RaiA, with amino-acid sequence MNLTVKGKQIDIGDALREHVHSNISSICNKYFIDPIEASVTFSREAYLIKVQISVHIGKGILLQAEDNADLPYPAFDLAVQHLIKRLQKYKKRLKDHQRKSVDSFAVQHYVLAPEPDLEEHHDQNNISHPTIVAEMETDIATLTVSEAVMRLDLADLNAMMFRNRSHGGLNMVYRRLDGHIGWIDPQNKELLNQK
- the ptsN gene encoding PTS IIA-like nitrogen regulatory protein PtsN, with amino-acid sequence MEINQLLTPERILVNLHASNKKQLLQELSSYASSIVNINERSIFETLLEREALGTTGVGQGIAIPHGKFDSLKQLYGFFVRLETPINFDSIDNQDVDLIFLLLAPETSGADHLKALAKISRLLRNQTICEKIRATEDINSIYGIFIHTPASHAA
- a CDS encoding DUF1150 domain-containing protein — translated: MNISERLRTMSENEFAVLGMQGIAYIRPIIVDDKQAYSVHAADGSRIGIAPTFESAMVGIREGNLEPLSVH